A genomic stretch from Centroberyx gerrardi isolate f3 chromosome 10, fCenGer3.hap1.cur.20231027, whole genome shotgun sequence includes:
- the ubxn4 gene encoding UBX domain-containing protein 4, with product MLWFEGSIPAAITSAKQQSFIFVVVITGEDEQSAQLMSSWEDDKVSEAARNCVAIKVDAKSETCVQFSQIYPVVCIPSSFFIGENGIPLEVIAGSVSAEELMKRIDKVKQMHAQQICGGGAVSPEAEVPMEASPSVSVPTEPEPAPAPAMAPTSPPEPTPSPPAATEAAAAPGTSKESLSRTADDNGVSGAMTPGEDRSASSDDASHSSQSEENLDAKVERLTKKLEERREQRKKGEEETEIKKEVERRKLGKDMLDFKRKQEDDKTKRLLEERNREKAEEKAARERVKQQIALDRADRAARYAKNQEEVQAAKQAALQARQAEQEARKEALSRERSAIARIQFRLPDGSSFTNQFPSESRLQDARQFAVQEVGNRYGKFSLATMFPRREFTSEDLNKTLLELELAPSASIVLLPQSGRPANTVVQSSGGGVWAILGTILYPLLAVWRFLSGFLFASAPPPGAASRGPAQRPNSYPNSTSASSDEPKRETLRKRTLEKRPEDFKKDGKIYRLRTQEDSEDDNNTWNGNSTQQM from the exons ATGCTTTGGTTTGAGGGCTCAATTCCCGCTGCCATCACCTCCGCTAAACAACAGAGCTTCATCTTTGTCGTTGTCATTACAG GAGAAGATGAACAGTCGGCACAGTTGATGTCTAGCTGGGAGGACGACAAAGTCTCGGAAGCAGCACGGAATTGTGTGGCAATCAAAGTGGATGCCAAGAG CGAGACATGCGTGCAGTTCTCCCAAATCT ACCCAGTGGTGTGCATACCGTCCAGCTTCTTCATCGGAGAGAATGGGATTCCTCTCGAGGTCATCGCCGGCAGCGTGTCTGCTGAGGAACTCATGAAAAGAATCGACAAAGTCAAACAG ATGCATGCTCAGCAGATCTGCGGCGGGGGGGCGGTATCACCAGAGGCAGAGGTTCCTATGGAGGCCAGCCCGTCTGTCAGTGTACCCACAGAACCAGAGCCGGCCCCGGCCCCAGCAATggcccccacctccccaccggAGCCCACTCCATCCCCACCAGCAGCCacagaggctgcagcagcaCCAGGCACATCAAAAG AGTCTCTCTCGAGGACAGCAGACGATAACGGCGTTTCAGGCGCCATGACCCCTGGAGAAGACAGGAGTGCGTCATCAGATGATGCCTCTCACAGTTCTCAGTCTGAGGAAAACCTGGATGCTAAGGTGGAAAG GTTGACAAAGAAACTGGAGGAGAGAcgagagcagaggaagaaaggggaggaagag ACCGAGATCAAGAAGGAGGTGGAGCGGAGGAAGCTGGGGAAGGACATGCTGGACTTCAAGAGGAAACAGGAGGACGACAAGACCAAGCGCctcctggaggagaggaacagggagAAGGCTGAGGAGAAGGCTGCCAGGGAGCGGGTCAAACAGCAGATCGCCTTG GACCGAGCCGACAGAGCAGCGCGCTACGCCAAGAACCAGGAAGAGGTGCAGGCTGCCAAGCAGGCCGCACTGCAGGCCAGGCAGGCAGAGCAGGAGGCCAGGAAGGAGGCCTTATCCAGGGAGAGGAG TGCCATAGCGAGGATACAATTCCGCCTCCCAGACGGCTCGTCCTTCACCAACCAGTTTCCCTCAGAGAGCAGACTGCAGGACGCTCGGCAATTTGCTGTTCAG GAAGTGGGAAACCGCTACGGTAAGTTCTCCCTGGCCACCATGTTCCCTCGGCGGGAGTTCACCAGCGAGGACCTGAACAAGACTCTACTGGAGCTGGAACTGGCTCCCAGTGCCTCCATAGTGCTTCTGCCT CAGTCGGGCCGGCCTGCCAACACAGTCGTCCAGTCCTCTGGAGGGGGGGTCTGGGCCATACTGGGCACCATCCTCTACCCGCTGCTGGCCGTATGGAGGTTCCTCAGCGGCTTCCTGTTCGCCAGCGCCCCGCCCCCCGGAGCAGCATCCAGAGGCCCCGCCCAGCGACCCAACTCTTACCCCAACTCAACATCAGCCTCCTCTGATGAACCAAAGAG AGAAACCCTTCGCAAGCGCACTCTGGAAAAACGGCCGGAGGACTTCAAAAAAGACGGCAAAATCTACCGGCTCCGGACCCAGGAGGACAGCGAGGACGACAACAACACCTGGAACGGCAACTCCACCCAGCAGATGTAG